Proteins encoded by one window of Aerosakkonema funiforme FACHB-1375:
- the argZ gene encoding bifunctional arginine dihydrolase/ornithine cyclodeaminase, translated as MSSPIRFLMCPPDHYDVDYVINPWMEGNVHKSSRDRAVDQWQGLYHILKDHAIVDLVTPQKGWPDMVFTANAGLVLGENVVLSRFYHKERQGEEPHFKEWFESQGYTVHELPKDLPFEGAGDALLDREGRWLWAGYGFRSELDSHPYLAKWLDIEVLSLRLTDERFYHLDTCFCPLSGGYLLYYPAAFDSYSNRLIEMRVAPEKRIAIEEADAVNFACNAVNVDSVVIMNKASDSLKQRLRHVGFSVVETPLTEFLKAGGAAKCLTLRVTEPVRTEVHANVSVESRTIRMEGHLLDAGLISRALDLVVDTGGSFQVLNFNLGEQRQSTSSAEVKVSAPSHDIMEEIMTQLIDLGALPRPQEVCDVNTASVTQAGVAPDDFYVTTIYPTEVRVNCQWVRVQNQRMDGAIAVNHTPDGLVARCKLLRDLEVGDLVIVGVEGIRTIRKTESREQRNTQEFSFMGAGVSSERRVELVVEQIAWELRQIRDRAGKVVVTAGPVVIHTGGGEHLSRLIRDGYVQALLGGNAIAVHDIEQAMMGTSLGVDMKRGVAVRGGHRHHLKVINTVRRCGSIANAVEMGIIRSGVMYECVRSNVPFCLAGSIRDDGPLPDTQMDLIKAQEEYARLLQGADMILMLSSMLHSIGVGNMTPAGVKMVCVDINPAVVTKLSDRGSIESVGVVTDVGLFLSLLVQQLDKLTSPYSLAQKV; from the coding sequence ATGAGTTCTCCCATTCGCTTCCTCATGTGCCCGCCCGACCACTACGACGTGGATTATGTAATTAACCCGTGGATGGAAGGAAACGTTCACAAATCGTCACGCGATCGCGCCGTGGATCAGTGGCAGGGACTTTACCACATCCTCAAAGACCACGCGATCGTAGATTTGGTCACACCGCAAAAAGGTTGGCCGGACATGGTATTTACCGCTAACGCCGGTTTGGTCTTGGGTGAAAACGTAGTTCTCAGTCGCTTTTACCACAAAGAGCGACAAGGGGAAGAACCTCACTTCAAAGAGTGGTTCGAGTCCCAAGGCTACACGGTACATGAGTTGCCCAAAGACCTACCTTTTGAAGGTGCTGGCGATGCTTTGCTCGATCGGGAAGGACGCTGGCTGTGGGCTGGATACGGTTTCCGCTCGGAACTCGACTCCCACCCCTATCTTGCCAAATGGCTGGATATCGAAGTGCTATCGTTGCGGCTGACAGATGAGCGGTTCTACCATCTGGATACCTGCTTCTGTCCTCTCAGCGGTGGCTACTTGCTCTACTATCCAGCCGCGTTTGATTCTTACTCGAATCGCTTAATTGAAATGCGGGTCGCACCAGAAAAGCGAATTGCCATTGAGGAAGCGGATGCGGTCAACTTCGCTTGCAATGCGGTGAACGTAGATAGCGTTGTCATTATGAACAAGGCGAGCGATAGCCTGAAACAGCGCTTGCGTCATGTGGGATTCAGCGTGGTGGAAACGCCGCTGACGGAATTTCTCAAAGCTGGTGGAGCGGCTAAGTGCCTGACTCTGAGGGTAACCGAGCCGGTGCGGACAGAAGTACACGCGAATGTGTCAGTGGAAAGTCGCACGATTCGGATGGAAGGTCACTTGCTGGATGCCGGTCTGATCAGTCGCGCTTTAGACTTGGTTGTAGACACTGGTGGTAGTTTCCAAGTACTGAATTTCAATTTGGGAGAGCAACGCCAAAGTACTTCTTCGGCGGAAGTGAAGGTGTCGGCTCCTTCTCACGACATCATGGAAGAGATCATGACCCAGCTGATCGATCTGGGTGCTTTGCCTCGTCCGCAAGAAGTTTGCGATGTCAATACCGCATCTGTGACGCAAGCGGGTGTCGCTCCCGATGATTTTTACGTTACAACTATTTATCCGACAGAAGTGCGGGTGAATTGCCAGTGGGTGAGGGTGCAAAATCAGCGTATGGATGGCGCGATCGCAGTTAACCACACTCCTGATGGCCTAGTAGCTCGCTGCAAGTTGCTGCGGGATCTGGAAGTGGGAGATCTGGTAATTGTGGGTGTGGAAGGTATCCGCACGATCCGCAAGACTGAATCCCGCGAACAGCGTAATACCCAGGAATTCAGCTTTATGGGTGCGGGTGTTTCCAGCGAACGCCGTGTGGAATTAGTTGTGGAACAAATTGCCTGGGAACTGCGCCAAATTCGCGATCGCGCTGGCAAGGTGGTGGTAACGGCTGGGCCGGTAGTAATTCATACTGGTGGCGGCGAACACCTGTCGCGTCTGATCCGGGATGGCTACGTACAGGCGTTGCTGGGTGGAAATGCCATCGCTGTCCACGATATCGAGCAAGCGATGATGGGCACCTCGTTGGGTGTGGATATGAAACGCGGTGTCGCTGTGCGTGGCGGACACCGACATCACTTGAAGGTAATTAATACTGTTCGTCGTTGCGGCAGTATTGCCAATGCGGTGGAAATGGGAATTATCCGCAGTGGTGTGATGTACGAGTGCGTTCGCAGCAATGTGCCGTTCTGTTTGGCAGGTTCGATTCGGGATGATGGCCCCTTGCCGGATACGCAAATGGATTTGATTAAGGCGCAAGAAGAATATGCCCGCTTGTTGCAAGGTGCGGATATGATTTTGATGCTGTCTTCGATGTTGCACTCGATCGGTGTGGGCAATATGACGCCTGCTGGGGTGAAGATGGTGTGTGTGGATATTAACCCGGCGGTGGTGACGAAATTGAGCGATCGGGGTTCGATCGAATCTGTTGGTGTCGTTACCGATGTGGGATTATTCCTCAGTTTGCTGGTGCAACAGTTGGATAAGTTGACCAGTCCTTATAGTCTCGCTCAAAAAGTCTAA